The sequence CCCTTCCAGCGTTGATTCCGGGCGCGGATGTTCATCCCGTTCCACCACCCGGGCGGGGCCGCTCCGATCCGGGACCAGGATGGGAACGATCTCCTGGGCGAAGATGCCCGCTGCGGCCGCACGCGCCACACGCTGCTGGCTGTCCAACGCGAAGGCATCCTGGTCTTCGCGCGAGACTTTGAACTGCTCCGCCACGTTTTCGGCGGTCTCGCCCATGGAGTCGGTGCCGTACCGCTCCTTCATGAGGCGGTTGACGAAGCGCCAGCCGATGGTGGTATCGAACATGGCGACATTCCGGTCGAAGGGGGCCGCGCTCTTGCTCATGACGTAGGGCGCCCGGGACATGCTCTCGACGCCGCCTGCGATGATCAGCTCCGCTTCGCCCGCCTTGATGGCGCGTGCCGCGGTGCCGATGGCGTCCATGCCGGAACCGCAAAGCCGGTTGAAGGTCACGCCCGGCACTTCGACGGGAAGGCCCGAAAGCAGCCCAGCCATCCTCGCCACGTTGCGGTTGTCCTCGCCCGCCTGGTTGGCGCAGCCGAACATCACGTCGTCCACCTGTCCCCAATCCACGGAAGGATTCCGTTCCATCAAAGCCTGGATGGGGCGGGCCGCCAGGTCATCGGTCCGGATCCCGGAGAGCCCGCCTCCGTAGGCACCGATGGGCGTGCGCACGGCATCGCAGATGAAGGCATCCGGCATCGGGCGCACCTCACACTCCCGGGGCCATGCGCAGCACGGCGATCTCGTCGCCGTTATGCACCGGATAGGCCTTTTCGTTCGCCATGACCACCGTGCCGCCCACGGCCATGATCAGGGACGTGTCGGAGAGCTGCTTGGCGGCCAGGGGAAACCGCTTTTTCAGGGCAAGCCGCAGTTCTGCGACGGTGCCCACTGGATGGTCCAGGATGATGGCGCCCCCGGAGACGCCCGGGATGCCTTCGGGCAGGGTGACTTTGACCATGAACCCCGTGGTCACGGCGGCGAGGCTGCGATGCCGTTCCAGGGAAGGGAAATCCGGAGCCGTTCAGGCCCAGGAAGGCGTCATAGCCATCCTTCAACGCCTCAAACTTGGCTTTGTCCATCCGCTCCCCGGCGAAGGGCCCTTCGGGAACCTTCTCGTCGATCCACTGGTCCAGCAGCGTTCCATCCCGCTCGACCAGGCTGAGGCGGGAATTGATGAGGCGCTCCATCCCCGAGATGTTCAGGCCGACTTCCTCCAGTTCCTTGGTGGAGAAGTCCTCCTGGGTCAATTCCTTCATCTGGAGGGCGAAGTCGTCCAATCCGGCGGGGGCTGCGGCATGGGTCTGCCTCGCGGCGAACCGGCACATCCCCACCGCATCCCCGATGGCGCCGGTCCCTCCGCCATCCTGGGCCGCCTTGGAGAAGCCCAGCGCGAAGCCTTCCAGGATGCTTTCGTCATGGGGATCGGATTGGAACAGCGCGTCCATGGCCGTCCGGTATTGGAGCGCTGCTTCGGGATACTTGCCGCGTTCCACCGCCTGGGTCGAATCCGCGATGACATCGCCAAAGCCTTCCCGCCGGGCCGCCATGAAGAGCAGCTTCTCCACGGTTTCGAAATTCCCCGGGCTCAATTCCAGCCCCCCGGTGTCCGCCTTGGTGAGGATGCCCTGCCGGTAGAGTTCCATGGCCCAAGCGATGGCGCCCCCGGTGCTGGCCGGGTCCAGGCCGAGATCATTGAGGAGGTTGTCCAGTCGGGAGATCTGGTCCGGGTCCTGGAGGCCGACCATCGGGCCCAGCCCCGCGGCCGGTGCGAGGTCGGCCTCCTGATGCTGGTCGAGGGGCCTCCGCTGCTCCCTGGGATCCAGATTGTTGCAGCGGATCGGGCAATGCCGGCAGCCTTCCAGCCCGGAGTGGTACCCCGCCAAGTGCTCCGCGTCCAGGCGGTCGGTCCACGGCGTCGCATGGCTGCTCCACTGGGCAGCCGCGGAGAGCACGGGCACGGGCTCGCGCCCCAGGACCACCACTGCCTTGAGTTTCAGCCCGCCCATCTTGGCGCCGGTGCCGCCCCGGGCGTACATGGTGCTGGTCCCGCCCATGATCGCGGAACAGAGAACCTGGTTTTCGCCGGCGCGGGTGATGCGGGCCATGGCCATGTCTGTGCGTTCGGAGCAGGAGAAATCCTTCTCGATGACCTGGGTGAAATCGGCGTTGTCCATCCCCAGGTAGAGCGCCGCGTCATGGAACCGGACGCCGTCCGTGGACAATTCCAGCAAGGTCCAGGCGGAGGCCTGGCCGTAGAGCACCAGGTGCTCGTAGCCCTGCATCTTCAGGAAAGCCGGGAAGGCGTCCACGCAATTGCTGTCCAGGATGGCGTGGGTATCGGGGGACACGCTGGCCACATGGCCGCGCGCGGTGCTGGGCGCCGGTTCGGTGAGGATTCCGCTGCCGAAGATCAGGGGAACTTGCGGGTCCAGGGCCTCCCGGCCCTCCAGGAGCAGGTTGTAGAGGAGGTACATGTTCCCTCCCCGGTTGGAGAGGAAGGTCCGGAAGACTTCCTTGGGCAGGAACTTGGAGAAGGATTTGCGGCGCTCCAGATCCACGAACAATACTGCGCCCTGGGTCGGGTACTGGGGTGTGTCGAACATCCGGGCCGACAGGCTCGCGACCCGGGTCCTGATGTCGATTTCCACCTTCTCCAGTCCGTTCCCCTTGCCCTTCGATTCCATGGCCTTGACCAGGCCCCGGATCATGGTGTTGTAGGGCGTGGGCACCTCGGCCTGGGCGCCGTACTCCGCGATCTTGCCATTGATGAAATCCACCTCGGTGCGCCTTCCGGCTTCGATGTCCTGGAGCATGGAAGGCTTGTGGTGGCCGGCACTCTTGATGTAGTCGATGCAGTACGGGTAGAAGCCCGAACCCAGGGCGTATTCGTTGGCCCTGGCCACGGCGACACCTTCTTTAATGAGGGCGCCCACCAGATGGAACAGAATCGGATCCTCGATGAGTTCGGCCATGGTCTTGCCCGTCACGGCGCAGATGGGATTCATGCAGCCGTTCAGGATGGCCTTGCGCCAGACCAGATCGCGGATCTCCTCGGAGTGCAGGGTGTCCATGCCGCATTCCGTGAAGACTTTGCAGATGGCGATGGCGGCGTCGCGCGAGCGGGGATCCAGCTCCTGGATGTGGTGCGGCCGGATGTGGAAGCCGATCCGGACCCGGCCCGGTTCGATGGGGACGCAGCCCAGATTCACCACGCCCCGCATGACGGGCCGGTTCCCCAGTTGCTGGGCGAGCAGGATTTCGGTGTCGATGCCGTTCTGCCAACTGATGACGTAGGGCCCGCCGGTCCTGCTCTTGGAATCGGCGAAACCCCGGAGCGCGGAAGCCACCGCCGGAAGGGCGATGGCTTTGACGGCCACCACGATCACATCGGGCGGATCATTAAGCAGATCCTCGATCCGGGTGGTGATCCGCGAAACCTTGGCCTGGAGCGTGTCGGTGCCTTCGATGATGATGCCCGGATCCAGGGCCGGTTCCAGGAGCTTCAGGTCGATGTCGCACAGGGTGACGTCGTAGCCCCCCTTGGCCAGGAAGGCCGCCACGATGCTGCCCACCGGGCCGGCGCCGATGACCGCGAATTTTTTAGGCTCGAAGGTCGCATTCCCCATGGCCCGCTCCTTATTGCTTGGTGCGTGAAGCGCGGATTTATTTGGCGGGGTACTCGTAGAAGCCCCTGCCGGTCTTGCGGCCCAGGTAGCCCGCCTTCACCATGTTCCGGAGCAGCCCCGGAGGCGCGAAGCGGGGTTCCTTGGTGGCCTCGAAGAAGATGTCCCCCACGAACTGGGAGATCTCGACGCCCGTGAAATCCATCAGCTCGAAGGGCCCCATGGGCATGCCCGCGCCCAGCTTCATGGCCGTGTCGATGTCATCGCGAGAGGCCACCCCCTGCTCCAGCAGCCGGACGGCGTCGAGCATATAGGGCACCAGAAGCCGGTTCAGGACGAAGCCCGGCGTGTCTTTGCAGGTGATGGAGGTCTTGCCGAGCTGCTTCGCCATCTCCAAGGCCGTGTCGACCGTAGCCTTGTCTGTCTGCAAAGCGGGGATGACTTCCACCAGCTTCATCATCGGGACCGGATTGAAGAAATGCATTCCGATGAACTGGCCTGGGCGCTTCACCAGCGAGGCCATTTCGGTGATGGAAAGCGAGGACGTGTTGCTCGCGTAGATCACGTCCTCCCGGGAAATGGCGTCCAATTTCTGATAGAAGTCCTTCTTGACCTCCAGGTTCTCGAAGATCGCCTCGAAAACGAAAGGCACA comes from Holophagaceae bacterium and encodes:
- the pcaF gene encoding 3-oxoadipyl-CoA thiolase; translation: MPDAFICDAVRTPIGAYGGGLSGIRTDDLAARPIQALMERNPSVDWGQVDDVMFGCANQAGEDNRNVARMAGLLSGLPVEVPGVTFNRLCGSGMDAIGTAARAIKAGEAELIIAGGVESMSRAPYVMSKSAAPFDRNVAMFDTTIGWRFVNRLMKERYGTDSMGETAENVAEQFKVSREDQDAFALDSQQRVARAAAAGIFAQEIVPILVPDRSGPARVVERDEHPRPESTLEGLAKLKPFARAGGSVTAGNSSGLNDGSCALLIASESSARTQGLVPKARIVAMAVAGVAPRIMGMAPVPATRKALALAGLALDQMDVIELNEAFAAQGIACMRELGLASGDDRVNPNGGAIALGHPLGMTGARLVTTAVHQLQRTNGRYALCTMCIGVGQGIALIIERC
- a CDS encoding 3-hydroxyacyl-CoA dehydrogenase family protein → MNSGDIKAVGVAGTGSMGVGIMQVAAQAGFQVRAVDVSATAWDRALKTITKSLERMLAKEKITEAEMKETLARISFSTDLESLKDVPFVFEAIFENLEVKKDFYQKLDAISREDVIYASNTSSLSITEMASLVKRPGQFIGMHFFNPVPMMKLVEVIPALQTDKATVDTALEMAKQLGKTSITCKDTPGFVLNRLLVPYMLDAVRLLEQGVASRDDIDTAMKLGAGMPMGPFELMDFTGVEISQFVGDIFFEATKEPRFAPPGLLRNMVKAGYLGRKTGRGFYEYPAK